A genomic region of Oceaniferula marina contains the following coding sequences:
- the mtnP gene encoding S-methyl-5'-thioadenosine phosphorylase, with protein sequence MSEHAIGIIGGSGLYAMDGFEKFEERVVETPFGYPSDALVGGEIEGRKVWFLPRHGRGHRIMPHEINHRANIWALRSVGVRWLICVTAVGSLKQEYAPRDIVLPDQYFDRTSRREHHTFFGNGIVAHIGFGDPVSSDLRAVLLDAAVKRGARVHDGGTYVNMDGPAFSTRAESEANRQLGFDVIGMTNLPEAKLAREAEIALATLCMVTDYDCWHEEEDDVSAVSVVSHLKANSEMARGILRVAVAEIPGTPTWPEHDALNGAVMTDRSYWPDETMENLKPILGKYT encoded by the coding sequence ATGAGCGAACATGCGATAGGAATCATTGGCGGTAGTGGATTGTATGCAATGGACGGCTTCGAAAAATTTGAAGAGCGAGTGGTGGAGACTCCCTTCGGATATCCATCCGACGCCTTGGTCGGAGGGGAGATTGAAGGTCGCAAGGTTTGGTTTTTACCCCGTCATGGTCGCGGTCACCGGATCATGCCTCATGAGATTAATCATCGGGCGAATATCTGGGCCTTGCGTAGCGTGGGGGTGCGTTGGTTAATATGTGTCACCGCCGTGGGAAGCCTGAAGCAGGAATATGCGCCCCGTGATATCGTTTTACCCGATCAATACTTTGATCGAACCAGTCGTCGGGAACACCATACTTTTTTTGGTAATGGGATTGTGGCCCATATTGGTTTTGGTGATCCTGTTAGTAGTGATTTGCGAGCCGTTTTGTTGGATGCTGCTGTCAAACGTGGGGCGCGTGTGCATGACGGAGGAACCTATGTGAACATGGACGGGCCGGCATTTTCCACGCGTGCGGAAAGTGAGGCGAATCGTCAGTTAGGTTTTGATGTGATTGGTATGACCAACCTGCCTGAAGCCAAGTTGGCGCGTGAGGCCGAAATCGCATTGGCCACCTTGTGTATGGTGACGGATTATGACTGCTGGCATGAAGAGGAGGATGATGTCAGTGCTGTTTCCGTCGTCAGTCATCTCAAGGCAAATTCCGAGATGGCACGTGGAATCCTGAGGGTTGCGGTTGCTGAGATTCCGGGGACCCCGACCTGGCCGGAGCACGATGCCTTGAATGGTGCGGTTATGACGGATCGATCATATTGGCCGGATGAGACGATGGAAAATCTGAAACCCATCCTTGGGAAATACACCTAA
- a CDS encoding AraC family transcriptional regulator → MEKEIIPSNLSQSFRFFSWKDSLENVVQHVGQGDSISVSGMGNVWHYHPEVELTFFTEGEGFRYIGDDICAFEAPQLVLLGSNLPHHWTVKRSSGFCIQFPFDAVSPLANLHESIYFRDLLQEANRGLVFSRECRDEVFLLLQHCVQCDDLERLVRFFQIMKTLCDAPAESISSSEPQAISKSHSAMMKKAVQYIVENATQEEMTIQRVLSYVGMSRATFSRHFQRAVGQNYTQFVHSIRLVTARNMLINTDDPITQIAYASGFSNISHFNRLFKERWSMTPRALRLLTREADLLV, encoded by the coding sequence ATGGAAAAGGAGATCATTCCATCCAATTTGTCACAGTCTTTTCGTTTTTTTTCATGGAAAGATAGCTTGGAGAATGTTGTTCAACACGTTGGGCAGGGGGATTCGATATCGGTTTCCGGGATGGGGAACGTTTGGCATTACCATCCTGAAGTCGAGCTGACCTTTTTTACCGAGGGGGAGGGGTTCCGCTATATCGGGGATGATATTTGTGCTTTTGAAGCTCCTCAGTTGGTTTTGTTGGGATCGAACCTTCCCCACCACTGGACCGTGAAACGTTCATCGGGTTTTTGTATTCAGTTTCCTTTTGATGCGGTCTCGCCCCTGGCCAATCTACATGAAAGCATTTATTTTCGAGATCTCCTGCAGGAGGCAAACCGGGGGCTTGTGTTTTCCCGTGAGTGCAGGGATGAGGTTTTTTTGTTACTTCAACATTGTGTGCAGTGCGATGACCTTGAGAGGTTGGTTCGTTTTTTTCAAATCATGAAAACCCTCTGTGATGCTCCCGCTGAATCAATTTCCTCGTCGGAACCACAGGCGATCAGTAAGAGCCACAGTGCCATGATGAAAAAGGCCGTTCAATATATTGTCGAAAATGCGACACAGGAGGAGATGACTATTCAGAGGGTTCTGAGTTATGTGGGGATGAGCAGGGCTACCTTCTCCCGCCATTTTCAACGGGCTGTGGGGCAGAATTACACTCAATTTGTACATTCGATTCGATTAGTTACGGCGCGGAACATGTTGATCAATACCGATGATCCGATTACTCAAATTGCCTATGCTTCCGGGTTTTCCAACATTTCTCATTTCAACCGTCTGTTCAAGGAACGCTGGTCCATGACCCCCCGTGCCCTCCGCTTGTTGACCAGAGAGGCAGATTTGCTGGTGTAA
- a CDS encoding SUMF1/EgtB/PvdO family nonheme iron enzyme produces MYSEKLVSVVLWFACLSSLEAAPKSLSYGSKESLRLAVEDLIQTYGDQYPKGPSYLRRLETVSSEVELARLRKEALMDNPLVDFDQMIVVERSGSTRWLPENYQSNASLPKKGHQNRVASLSLNDGELKTIYQPEGGQFVGDLELHFDADRLMFSSIGEHHAWAVLELDLGKEMSKPRQLTPAISDIDCMDPCYLPDGRIIFASTSSFQGVPCNNGDDYVALLHLMDLETSQVRQLCFDQDNSWHPTVLPNGKVLYLRWEYTDSAHYFSRILMHMNPDGTNQKEFYGSNSYWPNSLFFARPIPGSSNKFISIVCGHHGIRRAGELVLFDNNKGRFEADGVIQRIPGRGKIVKPVYKDFLVNDSFPLFLHPYPLSEKHFLVSMSLDKKHYGLYLVDVYDNIVPIKVVPGKSIVEAIPLRKTPKPPLKPDLVRLEQKEATFYIQDIYEGPGLRGVPRGSVKRLKVYTYEYAPRRQGSHQAIGIEGPWDVRTVLGTVPVHADGSVMFKAPANTPIAFLPLDKEGKAMQLMRSWTVGMPGEVVSCIGCHESQNTAPKPKPTMASSMQPLAIEPWLGEKPRGFSFKREVQPVLDQFCVGCHTTELAKKDGRPDFQDMQKSYYELHPYVRRNGPEGDYHMLTPLEFHADTSELVQILQQGHYHVKLDDKAWEKLITWIDMNVPQHGTWTEAPKNKNYDASGYLARREETRREYANVDIQPEVVHSPYLKRKAFEAPDVPETHEVEVETLDAWPLAAEKARAMQDDKPPVELDLGNGQKMKFVYVPRGEYINATGKKVAIDKAFWMSETEVTFAQYQRFNPKHLNGVYDMHWKDQCDRGYYMNDPAFPVIRASWHDAQKFCAWLEQQSGKTIRLPDAAQWEWACRAGSDSPMNYGDTTSDFGNHANLADVQLKKMAVYGIDPKPVRNPSPRMDFIPKRTDVDDGVLHLAKVGTYQANLWGLFDMHGNVAEWVSTRGADGKKQVLGGSWRDRPHRAAAGYALEFPAWQKVYNVGFRVIIEE; encoded by the coding sequence ATGTATTCTGAAAAATTAGTGAGTGTTGTTTTATGGTTCGCCTGCCTGTCCTCCCTTGAGGCCGCTCCCAAGTCATTGAGTTATGGAAGCAAGGAATCTTTGCGTTTGGCCGTCGAGGATTTGATTCAAACCTATGGAGATCAATATCCCAAAGGGCCGTCCTATCTTCGCCGACTCGAGACCGTCAGCAGTGAGGTCGAGCTCGCTCGGTTGAGGAAGGAAGCTTTGATGGACAACCCGCTGGTTGATTTTGATCAAATGATCGTCGTGGAACGGTCGGGATCGACCCGTTGGCTTCCGGAGAATTATCAAAGCAATGCCAGTTTACCGAAAAAAGGTCATCAGAACAGGGTCGCGAGCTTGTCGCTGAACGACGGAGAGTTAAAAACCATCTATCAGCCTGAAGGCGGACAGTTTGTTGGAGATCTTGAACTGCATTTTGATGCCGACCGACTGATGTTTTCTTCGATCGGTGAACATCATGCTTGGGCGGTGCTGGAATTGGATTTAGGGAAGGAAATGAGCAAGCCGAGACAGCTGACGCCTGCCATTTCGGATATTGATTGCATGGACCCGTGTTACTTGCCAGACGGAAGAATCATCTTTGCGTCGACATCTAGCTTTCAGGGGGTGCCGTGTAACAATGGTGACGATTATGTAGCTCTGCTGCATTTGATGGATTTGGAAACCAGTCAAGTACGACAGCTTTGTTTTGATCAGGACAACAGCTGGCATCCCACGGTGCTGCCAAATGGAAAGGTTCTGTATTTGCGTTGGGAATATACGGATTCAGCGCATTATTTCAGCAGGATTCTGATGCATATGAACCCGGATGGGACGAATCAGAAGGAGTTTTATGGAAGTAATTCCTATTGGCCGAATTCTCTATTTTTTGCCCGCCCTATTCCGGGGAGTTCAAATAAGTTCATCAGTATCGTTTGTGGTCATCACGGCATTCGCCGGGCGGGAGAGTTGGTTTTATTTGATAATAACAAAGGCCGTTTTGAAGCGGACGGAGTCATCCAACGGATCCCGGGGCGAGGAAAAATCGTGAAGCCCGTGTATAAGGATTTTTTGGTGAACGATTCCTTTCCTTTGTTTCTACATCCCTATCCTTTGAGTGAGAAACATTTCTTGGTTTCCATGAGTCTGGATAAAAAGCATTACGGGCTCTATCTCGTGGATGTATACGATAATATCGTGCCGATCAAAGTGGTTCCCGGTAAGTCGATTGTCGAAGCCATTCCTTTGCGTAAAACACCCAAACCTCCGCTGAAACCTGACCTTGTTCGACTCGAGCAGAAAGAGGCGACTTTTTATATTCAGGACATTTATGAAGGGCCGGGTTTGCGTGGAGTTCCCAGAGGTTCGGTCAAGCGACTCAAGGTCTATACCTATGAATATGCCCCAAGGCGCCAGGGGAGCCACCAGGCAATTGGTATTGAAGGGCCGTGGGATGTGAGGACCGTGCTTGGGACTGTGCCGGTTCACGCTGACGGATCTGTGATGTTTAAGGCTCCGGCAAATACTCCGATTGCATTTCTTCCTTTGGATAAAGAAGGTAAGGCCATGCAATTGATGCGTTCCTGGACGGTGGGTATGCCGGGTGAGGTGGTTTCCTGCATCGGTTGTCACGAGTCCCAGAACACGGCTCCGAAGCCGAAACCCACGATGGCTTCATCGATGCAACCGTTGGCGATTGAACCATGGTTAGGTGAAAAGCCGAGGGGCTTTAGTTTTAAGAGAGAGGTTCAGCCGGTGTTGGACCAGTTCTGTGTCGGTTGCCACACGACGGAGTTGGCAAAAAAAGATGGTCGACCAGATTTTCAAGACATGCAAAAATCGTATTATGAATTGCATCCGTATGTTCGAAGAAACGGACCGGAAGGTGACTACCACATGCTGACACCTCTCGAGTTTCATGCCGATACCAGTGAGTTGGTTCAGATCCTTCAACAAGGACACTATCATGTGAAGCTGGATGACAAGGCATGGGAGAAATTGATCACTTGGATCGATATGAATGTTCCTCAACACGGAACATGGACGGAAGCTCCGAAAAACAAGAACTATGATGCCAGTGGCTATCTGGCCCGGCGGGAGGAAACCAGGCGCGAGTATGCCAATGTGGATATTCAACCGGAAGTCGTTCACTCCCCTTACTTGAAACGAAAGGCGTTTGAGGCCCCGGATGTTCCAGAGACCCACGAAGTTGAGGTGGAAACCTTAGATGCTTGGCCTCTTGCAGCAGAAAAGGCCCGGGCGATGCAAGATGACAAACCACCAGTTGAGTTGGATCTTGGCAATGGTCAGAAGATGAAGTTTGTTTACGTGCCCCGTGGTGAGTATATCAATGCGACAGGGAAGAAGGTGGCCATCGACAAAGCTTTCTGGATGTCGGAGACCGAGGTGACTTTTGCTCAGTATCAACGTTTCAATCCTAAGCATTTGAACGGTGTCTATGATATGCATTGGAAAGATCAATGTGACCGTGGATACTATATGAATGATCCGGCTTTCCCGGTGATTCGTGCGAGTTGGCATGATGCCCAGAAGTTTTGCGCATGGCTGGAACAACAATCAGGAAAAACCATTCGGCTTCCCGATGCCGCACAGTGGGAGTGGGCATGTCGTGCTGGATCAGACAGCCCCATGAACTATGGCGACACCACGAGTGACTTTGGCAATCACGCGAACTTGGCGGATGTGCAGTTGAAGAAAATGGCGGTATATGGAATCGACCCCAAGCCGGTGAGGAATCCGTCGCCTCGTATGGACTTTATCCCTAAACGGACGGATGTGGATGATGGCGTTCTTCATCTGGCTAAAGTAGGCACTTACCAAGCGAATCTATGGGGGCTTTTCGACATGCACGGCAATGTCGCGGAGTGGGTGTCAACTCGTGGTGCTGATGGGAAAAAGCAGGTACTCGGAGGTTCCTGGAGGGATCGACCCCATCGTGCAGCCGCGGGCTATGCTTTGGAATTTCCCGCATGGCAAAAAGTCTACAATGTTGGGTTTCGTGTGATCATTGAGGAATAG